The Candidatus Micrarchaeia archaeon genomic interval ATAGCCAAAAATACTGCCTGTCTGAATCTTAATCCATTTGCCGGTTGTAGCATAACCACGCTTTGATATTCGGCTGATGTAGTGGCGCAATTCGCTTGTATGGAATAGTTTTTGGCATTCAAGAGTAGTCAAGCTGTTTCCACGCAAAAGATAGTCAAGGATTTTATCTTCGGTTTTCATTGTT includes:
- a CDS encoding helix-turn-helix domain-containing protein: MKTEDKILDYLLRGNSLTTLECQKLFHTSELRHYISRISKRGYATTGKWIKIQTGSIFGYGGNEVKVKRYSIANNF